The following are from one region of the Candidatus Omnitrophota bacterium genome:
- a CDS encoding TIGR00730 family Rossman fold protein: MAKKIKHPHVPDLDLMEDPWRVFRIMAEFVDGFDQMSKIGPAVSIFGSARIKSGSPYYRAAERTSHLLVKAGYAIITGGGPSIMEAANKGAESAAGKSIGLNIDLPFEQKPNPHINHLINFHYFFCRKVCFVKYAKAFVIFPGGYGTLDELSESITLIQTQRMEPFPVILFGSKYWKGLLNWFRTSMLEEDCIEAKDLNIMQVVDRPEDVVRIIKKFYSKKHGQ; this comes from the coding sequence ATGGCAAAGAAAATCAAACATCCGCACGTGCCTGACCTGGACCTGATGGAAGACCCGTGGCGGGTCTTTCGCATCATGGCGGAATTTGTTGACGGGTTTGACCAGATGTCCAAGATCGGGCCGGCGGTGAGCATTTTCGGTTCCGCGCGCATCAAGTCCGGAAGTCCTTATTACAGGGCCGCGGAGAGGACATCACACCTTTTAGTCAAGGCCGGATATGCCATCATCACCGGTGGGGGTCCCAGCATCATGGAGGCGGCCAATAAAGGGGCGGAGTCGGCCGCCGGCAAGTCCATCGGGCTTAACATTGACCTGCCCTTTGAACAAAAACCCAACCCGCACATCAATCATTTGATCAATTTCCATTATTTTTTCTGCCGCAAGGTGTGTTTTGTCAAATACGCCAAGGCCTTTGTGATCTTCCCAGGCGGCTACGGCACGCTTGATGAACTTTCGGAGAGCATCACGCTCATCCAGACCCAGCGCATGGAACCGTTTCCCGTCATCCTTTTCGGGAGCAAATATTGGAAAGGGCTTCTGAACTGGTTCAGGACCTCCATGCTTGAGGAAGATTGCATTGAAGCCAAGGACTTGAATATTATGCAGGTCGTGGACCGGCCGGAAGATGTTGTCAGGATCATCAAGAAATTTTATAGTAAGAAACATGGCCAATAA
- the purQ gene encoding phosphoribosylformylglycinamidine synthase I, with protein MSKPVKVVVLRTAGTNCNEETAFAFARFGADVEQVHVNALVSRTRKLSDYHILALPGGFSYGDDIASGRILANELRLKLGDDLKRFIADGKLVIGICNGFQVLVKAGILPGLDARSGQEATLFNNDSAKFEARWTHLTVGGKSVWTKGLPGRIDLPVAHGEGKFIPVSGNVLQLLKKNSQIVFRYCAADGGKPFDKAQGKPGYPDNPNGSVEDIAGICDTTGRVLGLMPHPERHFFAIQHPSWTRRPQTSEFGDGAKIFENGVNYVRSRLL; from the coding sequence ATGTCCAAACCAGTGAAAGTGGTCGTCCTGCGCACGGCAGGCACCAATTGCAACGAGGAAACGGCCTTCGCCTTTGCCCGTTTTGGTGCCGACGTTGAGCAGGTGCATGTCAATGCCCTGGTCAGCCGGACAAGAAAATTGTCGGACTACCATATCCTGGCCCTGCCCGGTGGTTTCAGTTACGGGGATGACATCGCCTCCGGCCGCATTTTGGCCAATGAGTTGCGCTTGAAATTGGGCGATGACCTCAAACGGTTCATTGCCGATGGAAAATTGGTCATCGGTATCTGCAACGGGTTCCAGGTCCTGGTCAAAGCAGGGATCCTGCCTGGTTTAGATGCCCGGTCCGGGCAGGAGGCCACGCTTTTTAACAATGATTCGGCGAAGTTCGAGGCCCGATGGACGCATTTGACCGTGGGCGGCAAATCCGTGTGGACCAAAGGGCTGCCCGGACGCATTGACCTGCCCGTGGCGCACGGGGAAGGGAAATTTATCCCTGTCAGCGGCAATGTGCTACAATTATTAAAGAAAAATAGCCAGATCGTGTTCCGTTATTGCGCCGCGGATGGGGGAAAACCCTTCGACAAAGCTCAGGGCAAGCCGGGTTACCCTGACAACCCTAATGGTTCGGTGGAAGACATCGCCGGCATCTGCGATACGACCGGCCGCGTGCTGGGCCTGATGCCGCATCCGGAACGGCATTTTTTCGCGATCCAGCATCCATCCTGGACGAGGCGTCCGCAAACAAGTGAATTCGGCGACGGCGCAAAAATTTTTGAGAATGGCGTGAACTATGTCCGTTCGCGTTTATTGTGA
- the purM gene encoding phosphoribosylformylglycinamidine cyclo-ligase produces MAQRLTYKTAGVDIDAANRFVDGIRTMAKSTARPGVMSRPGSFGALFAPPLKGYQKPVLVSSTDGVGTKLLVANGVGQHGTVGIDLVAMNVNDILCTGARPLFFLDYIACGKLDRRVLNDVMKGIVAGCRLAGCALIGGETAEMPGMYRPKDYDLAGFTVGIVDRDKIIDGSTIKAGDVLIGLPSSGLHSNGYSLARKALSLREQKMYAGILLKATCIYVKPVLDLIARVNVKGMAHMTGGAWVEKLTKILPKGLCFSVDKNSWPKPRIFQLIQDKGRVSEHEMYRTFNMGIGFALVVSPQKAALAQAVLRRHKVEPFVIGQVIRDSKRKVVFR; encoded by the coding sequence ATGGCACAACGATTGACCTATAAGACCGCCGGGGTGGACATTGACGCGGCCAACCGCTTCGTGGACGGCATCAGGACCATGGCTAAAAGTACGGCGAGACCCGGTGTGATGTCGCGCCCTGGTTCTTTCGGTGCGCTGTTCGCCCCACCGCTCAAAGGATATCAGAAACCGGTCTTGGTCTCGTCCACCGACGGGGTTGGGACAAAATTGCTGGTGGCCAATGGGGTTGGCCAACACGGCACCGTGGGCATTGACCTCGTGGCCATGAACGTCAACGATATCCTGTGCACGGGCGCCAGGCCGCTGTTTTTTCTGGATTATATCGCCTGCGGGAAATTAGACCGCAGGGTGCTCAATGATGTCATGAAAGGGATCGTGGCCGGCTGCCGGCTTGCCGGATGCGCGCTCATCGGCGGAGAAACCGCCGAGATGCCTGGCATGTACAGGCCCAAGGATTATGATCTGGCTGGTTTTACCGTTGGCATTGTTGATAGGGACAAGATCATTGACGGTTCCACGATCAAAGCAGGGGACGTGCTCATAGGCCTTCCGTCGTCGGGTCTGCATTCCAACGGTTACTCGCTGGCGCGCAAGGCCCTGTCATTGCGCGAGCAGAAAATGTACGCCGGGATCCTGCTTAAAGCCACGTGCATTTATGTCAAGCCGGTGCTGGACCTGATCGCCCGCGTGAATGTCAAAGGCATGGCGCACATGACCGGCGGGGCATGGGTTGAAAAGTTGACAAAAATCTTGCCTAAGGGTTTATGTTTTTCCGTCGATAAGAATAGTTGGCCCAAGCCGCGTATTTTTCAATTGATCCAAGACAAGGGCAGGGTGTCTGAACATGAAATGTACCGCACCTTTAACATGGGCATCGGATTCGCGCTCGTGGTCAGCCCCCAAAAGGCCGCTTTAGCGCAAGCAGTTCTGCGCCGGCATAAGGTGGAGCCGTTTGTG